The following proteins come from a genomic window of Tepidiforma thermophila:
- a CDS encoding LCP family protein, translating to MSTGVTRRRAAAAGIVVGFLAAVYVALVVLGRVDQYLFPANEVAVPAVPAYVPGTDIGVNVSLPGVSEPGPKPWTPEARLNILVLGIDKRPGQPEDGSYRSDTMFIASIDTHAGRLQLLAIPRDFWAEIPYGNTPGVWAENKINAAYSYGQFYKYPGGGAGAAVAAVQHNLNITIRHYVVIDWEGFVRLIDALGGIDIDVPETISDFGTDVLEVFPNNTVQAGRQHMDGKQALGYSRVRVDGDLKRIERQQLVIRAVAEKAVSLGYVARIPELWSAYRDAFKTDIDNGLIPGYALMARGIDLSRIETFSLGKAMYGGVAEDGQLILLPNREQMYAIIDEFLADPQARDEAPKVAVVTPPGGEAAGKAALAHLEAYGIAPAWVTVIAGDGSGQPGIVDVTGKPYTAGKLTGLLDLRMRNPDGTEPPGFDLVIQLGDGTALKTPKAGN from the coding sequence GTGAGCACCGGAGTGACGCGGCGGCGGGCCGCCGCTGCAGGGATTGTGGTCGGCTTCCTTGCCGCGGTCTACGTCGCACTGGTCGTGCTTGGACGGGTCGATCAGTACCTGTTCCCGGCGAACGAGGTGGCGGTGCCGGCGGTGCCGGCGTACGTGCCGGGGACGGACATTGGGGTGAATGTGTCGCTGCCGGGGGTTTCGGAGCCGGGGCCGAAGCCGTGGACCCCGGAGGCGCGGCTGAACATCCTGGTGCTGGGGATTGATAAGCGGCCGGGGCAGCCGGAGGACGGGAGCTACCGGAGCGACACGATGTTCATCGCGAGCATCGACACGCACGCGGGGCGGCTGCAGCTGCTGGCGATTCCGCGGGACTTCTGGGCAGAGATCCCGTACGGGAATACGCCCGGGGTGTGGGCGGAGAACAAGATCAACGCGGCGTACTCGTACGGGCAGTTTTACAAGTACCCGGGAGGCGGGGCGGGCGCGGCGGTGGCGGCGGTGCAGCACAACCTGAACATCACGATCCGGCACTACGTGGTGATCGACTGGGAGGGGTTTGTGCGGCTGATCGATGCGCTGGGGGGCATCGACATCGATGTCCCGGAGACAATTTCGGACTTCGGGACGGACGTGCTGGAGGTGTTCCCGAACAATACGGTGCAGGCCGGCCGCCAGCACATGGACGGCAAGCAGGCGCTGGGGTATTCGCGGGTGCGGGTGGACGGCGACCTGAAGCGGATCGAGCGGCAGCAGCTGGTCATCCGGGCAGTGGCGGAGAAGGCGGTGAGCCTGGGGTATGTCGCACGGATCCCGGAGCTGTGGAGCGCCTACCGTGACGCGTTCAAGACCGATATCGACAACGGGCTGATCCCGGGGTATGCGCTGATGGCGCGGGGGATCGACCTCTCGCGCATCGAGACGTTCTCGCTCGGGAAGGCGATGTACGGCGGGGTTGCGGAGGACGGGCAGCTGATCCTGCTGCCGAACCGGGAGCAGATGTACGCGATTATCGACGAGTTCCTGGCAGACCCGCAGGCGCGGGACGAGGCGCCGAAGGTGGCGGTGGTGACGCCGCCGGGCGGCGAGGCCGCGGGGAAGGCCGCGCTTGCGCACCTGGAGGCGTACGGCATTGCGCCGGCGTGGGTGACGGTGATCGCTGGTGACGGGTCGGGGCAGCCCGGGATTGTTGATGTGACGGGGAAGCCGTACACGGCGGGGAAGCTGACGGGGCTGTTGGACCTGCGCATGCGAAACCCCGACGGCACGGAGCCGCCGGGGTTCGACCTGGTGATTCAGCTGGGGGATGGGACGGCGCTGAAGACGCCGAAGGCCGGGAACTAG
- a CDS encoding alpha/beta fold hydrolase codes for MAVRRAAGVAALLGAAGAGAAAGLAAADRRRWRPPQPAGLVREVAGARLHYLDEGAGPALVLVHGFAGSTFSWRAVVPELAKEFRVIAVDLPGFGLSDRRPGIGYGHERHVDRLLALLDLLGIERAAFAGHSMGGAVVQRLAARAPGRAERLVLVGSVSAGANLDIGRRRRARGLMFGAIRLAAISPTVMYAAGRRGLRQMVADPAFVTPEVVRGYIDPLLIPGTVRAVAEMAREHAEEPDVDLGTVRAPALVVTGEADVVVPPRRAEELAAALPGAGEAVVIDRAGHLLAEERPDAFLRATLPFLRAGAQARR; via the coding sequence ATGGCGGTGAGGCGTGCCGCGGGGGTGGCGGCGCTCCTGGGTGCGGCCGGCGCGGGGGCGGCTGCGGGGCTGGCCGCGGCCGACCGCCGGCGGTGGCGCCCGCCGCAGCCTGCCGGGCTGGTGCGGGAGGTGGCGGGGGCACGGCTCCACTACCTCGACGAGGGCGCCGGGCCGGCGCTGGTGCTGGTGCACGGGTTTGCGGGGAGCACGTTCAGCTGGCGGGCGGTGGTGCCGGAACTGGCGAAGGAGTTCCGGGTGATTGCGGTGGACCTGCCGGGTTTCGGGCTGAGCGACCGGCGGCCGGGGATCGGCTACGGGCATGAGCGGCACGTGGACCGGCTGCTGGCGCTGCTCGACCTGCTGGGCATCGAGCGGGCGGCGTTTGCGGGACACTCGATGGGCGGGGCGGTGGTGCAGCGGCTGGCGGCGCGGGCGCCGGGGCGGGCGGAGCGGCTCGTGCTGGTCGGGTCGGTGAGCGCGGGGGCGAACCTGGATATCGGCCGCCGGCGGCGGGCGAGGGGGCTGATGTTCGGGGCTATCCGGCTGGCGGCGATTTCGCCGACGGTGATGTACGCGGCCGGGCGCCGGGGGCTGCGGCAGATGGTGGCCGACCCGGCGTTTGTGACGCCGGAGGTGGTGCGCGGGTACATCGACCCGCTGCTCATCCCGGGGACGGTGCGCGCCGTGGCGGAGATGGCCCGTGAGCATGCTGAGGAGCCGGATGTGGACCTGGGGACCGTGCGGGCCCCGGCGCTGGTGGTGACGGGGGAGGCAGATGTGGTGGTGCCGCCACGGCGGGCGGAGGAGCTGGCGGCGGCACTGCCGGGGGCCGGCGAGGCGGTGGTCATCGACCGGGCGGGGCACCTGCTGGCGGAGGAGCGGCCCGACGCGTTCCTGCGGGCGACGCTGCCGTTCCTGCGGGCGGGGGCTCAGGCGCGGCGGTAG
- the greA gene encoding transcription elongation factor GreA, with protein sequence MTQTPAGATTTPVTLREALRQFTASLKPAEREYAAYVEKFCNDVGLDRIAADLTPAIVEQYGERNLRPTDPNGQRRLDALKAWFRFLKTKGYTERNLGTGLRLPKSNGPRTTSASPRVVETPIEMTAEGIEALKRELADLERRIPDLIRAVETARSDGDLRENAPYHAAREALALAENRRRQLEESLKRAVVADRSELDHDVAAIGSGVTVTFLERNIQVTYQLVGPREANPAEKKISVESPVGRVLLGRRVGEEVEVEAPQGTMRYRIDAIIHNP encoded by the coding sequence ATGACACAAACGCCCGCAGGAGCCACGACTACTCCGGTCACCCTCCGCGAAGCCCTCCGTCAATTCACCGCTTCCCTCAAACCCGCCGAACGCGAATACGCCGCCTACGTCGAAAAGTTCTGCAACGACGTCGGCCTCGACCGAATCGCCGCCGACCTTACCCCCGCCATCGTCGAGCAGTACGGCGAACGCAACCTCCGGCCCACCGACCCCAACGGCCAGCGCCGCCTCGACGCCCTTAAGGCCTGGTTCAGGTTCCTCAAAACGAAAGGCTACACCGAACGCAACCTCGGCACCGGCCTCCGCCTGCCGAAATCCAACGGCCCCCGCACCACCAGCGCCAGCCCCCGCGTCGTCGAAACCCCCATCGAAATGACCGCTGAGGGCATCGAAGCCCTCAAGCGCGAACTCGCCGACCTCGAGCGCCGCATCCCCGACCTCATCCGGGCCGTCGAAACCGCCCGCTCCGACGGCGACCTCCGCGAGAACGCCCCCTACCACGCCGCCCGTGAAGCCCTCGCCCTCGCCGAGAACCGCCGGCGCCAGCTTGAAGAATCCCTCAAGCGTGCCGTCGTCGCCGACCGCTCCGAACTCGACCACGACGTCGCCGCCATCGGCTCCGGCGTCACCGTCACCTTCCTCGAGCGCAACATCCAGGTCACCTACCAGCTCGTCGGCCCGCGCGAAGCCAACCCCGCGGAAAAGAAAATCAGCGTCGAATCCCCTGTAGGCCGCGTCCTCCTCGGCCGCCGCGTCGGCGAAGAGGTCGAAGTTGAAGCCCCGCAGGGCACCATGCGCTACCGCATCGACGCCATCATCCACAACCCCTGA
- a CDS encoding MFS transporter: MSPDRIAGRNTRLYYAFVFFNDFGLWFGIWIKYLVVERGLELKYILLMDLPFWFAVAALEAPFGALADRIGHSRVLALGAGVYALTILGFGLTTNYWMLFADYMLWAVAQACRSGADQAIVFDSLKAAGREEQFSRIAGRGFALTMTGGLGGIVLGGFAAATWGMTFTVQVSAVTPLVAMGAALLMVEPRVAHVRRSYAEQLRSGFAYAWSHPPVRTTMLLLTGLLMVTFAPVVLMQPFLIVHEVPTAWFGVFQAPVRLAGVAAALVAWRVAARAGRDRVVGAACLGVVAAFAGLALWDSAAAFSFFAVPAVVQGLVRPTLDAYINEQTPSDRRATVLSVVSLAFSVQVGFLEATLGFITDDIGIRAAFAFTAALFAVLLPPLYLAWRRVYRQTTTAGTVTVPAAGG, translated from the coding sequence ATGTCACCGGATCGTATTGCCGGACGTAATACGCGGCTCTACTACGCGTTCGTCTTTTTCAACGACTTCGGGCTGTGGTTCGGCATCTGGATCAAGTACCTGGTGGTCGAGCGCGGGCTGGAGCTGAAGTACATCCTGCTGATGGACCTGCCGTTCTGGTTCGCGGTGGCGGCGCTGGAGGCGCCGTTCGGCGCGCTGGCGGACCGGATAGGGCACAGCCGGGTGCTGGCGCTGGGTGCGGGGGTTTACGCACTGACGATCCTGGGGTTCGGGCTGACGACCAATTACTGGATGCTGTTCGCGGACTACATGCTCTGGGCGGTGGCGCAGGCGTGCCGGAGCGGGGCTGACCAGGCGATCGTGTTCGATTCGCTGAAGGCGGCCGGGCGGGAGGAGCAGTTCTCGCGGATTGCGGGGCGGGGGTTCGCGCTGACGATGACGGGCGGGCTCGGGGGAATCGTTCTCGGCGGGTTCGCGGCCGCAACCTGGGGGATGACGTTCACGGTGCAGGTGAGCGCGGTGACGCCGCTTGTCGCGATGGGGGCGGCGCTGCTGATGGTGGAGCCGCGGGTGGCGCATGTGCGGCGGTCGTACGCGGAGCAGCTGCGGAGCGGATTCGCGTACGCGTGGTCGCACCCGCCGGTGCGGACGACGATGCTGCTGCTGACGGGGCTGCTGATGGTGACGTTTGCGCCGGTGGTGCTGATGCAGCCGTTTTTGATTGTGCATGAAGTGCCGACGGCGTGGTTCGGGGTCTTCCAGGCGCCGGTGCGGCTGGCCGGGGTGGCGGCGGCGCTGGTTGCGTGGCGGGTTGCGGCGCGGGCCGGGCGGGACCGGGTGGTGGGGGCGGCGTGCCTGGGGGTGGTAGCGGCCTTCGCCGGCCTGGCGCTCTGGGATTCGGCGGCGGCGTTTTCGTTCTTCGCGGTGCCTGCCGTGGTGCAGGGCCTGGTGCGGCCGACGCTCGACGCGTACATCAACGAGCAGACGCCGAGCGACCGGCGGGCGACGGTGCTGAGCGTGGTATCGCTGGCGTTCAGCGTGCAGGTCGGGTTCCTGGAGGCGACGCTGGGCTTCATCACCGACGACATCGGCATCCGGGCGGCGTTTGCGTTCACGGCGGCGCTGTTCGCGGTGCTCTTGCCGCCGCTGTACCTGGCGTGGCGGCGGGTGTATCGACAGACGACAACAGCCGGCACGGTGACCGTGCCGGCTGCAGGCGGTTGA
- a CDS encoding S1C family serine protease, with protein sequence MNLRMVLAAGLATLVLAGGAACSENDHGGPAANGGITGAPATATPTVARSQPTSLPAGQMTVAELVQFAEPAIVRIQTNTGVGSGFIVASDGYIVTNAHVVSGTAGRVASAITVTLSDGSQYQARVVGVDTRADIALLKIEATGLKALEFANLKEVAVGQDVVAMGYALDLQGGEGGAFSVTKGIISQKNRAINEGTSAAIFGSVQTDAAINHGNSGGPLLDLTGKVVGVNTAIAPDPTTGERAPGIGFAVGSDIVKALVEQLKEQGRVNRGFLGIQGFEALRPAVARQLGVPEGEGGIVVRNVVPGGPVAQAGLQANDVIVKVGAVEVDNEADLAVALIKNQAGQKVKVEYYRDGKRQSAEVTLGSPPSN encoded by the coding sequence ATGAACCTGAGGATGGTGCTGGCGGCGGGGCTTGCGACGCTGGTGCTGGCCGGCGGCGCGGCCTGCTCGGAGAATGACCACGGCGGGCCGGCGGCGAATGGGGGGATTACGGGGGCTCCGGCGACGGCCACGCCGACCGTGGCCCGGTCGCAGCCGACGTCGCTGCCGGCGGGGCAGATGACCGTTGCGGAGCTGGTGCAGTTCGCCGAGCCGGCGATCGTGCGGATTCAGACGAACACCGGTGTGGGCTCCGGGTTCATCGTGGCGAGCGACGGGTACATCGTGACGAACGCGCACGTGGTGAGCGGGACGGCAGGACGGGTAGCGAGCGCGATTACGGTGACCCTGAGCGATGGTTCGCAGTACCAGGCGCGTGTGGTGGGCGTGGACACGCGGGCGGACATCGCGCTCCTGAAAATTGAGGCGACGGGGCTGAAGGCGCTGGAGTTCGCGAACCTGAAAGAGGTGGCAGTGGGGCAGGATGTGGTGGCGATGGGGTATGCGCTGGATCTGCAGGGCGGCGAGGGCGGCGCGTTCAGCGTGACGAAGGGGATCATCAGCCAGAAGAACCGGGCGATTAATGAGGGGACGAGCGCGGCGATCTTCGGGTCGGTGCAGACGGATGCGGCGATCAACCACGGGAACAGCGGGGGGCCACTGCTCGACCTGACGGGGAAGGTGGTGGGCGTGAATACGGCGATTGCGCCGGACCCGACGACGGGTGAGCGGGCGCCGGGCATCGGGTTTGCGGTCGGCTCGGACATCGTGAAGGCGCTTGTGGAGCAGCTGAAAGAGCAGGGCCGGGTGAACCGCGGTTTCCTCGGGATCCAGGGGTTCGAGGCGCTGCGGCCGGCGGTTGCTCGGCAGCTCGGGGTCCCGGAGGGCGAGGGCGGGATTGTGGTGCGGAACGTGGTGCCCGGCGGCCCGGTGGCGCAGGCCGGGCTCCAGGCGAACGATGTGATTGTGAAGGTGGGCGCCGTGGAGGTGGATAACGAGGCGGACCTGGCGGTTGCGCTCATCAAGAACCAGGCCGGTCAGAAGGTGAAGGTGGAGTACTACCGGGACGGGAAGCGGCAGAGCGCGGAGGTGACGCTCGGTTCGCCGCCGTCGAACTGA
- a CDS encoding helical backbone metal receptor, giving the protein MTAMRVVSLVPSLTELVWELAPETLAGRTKFCTEPPEMASAVPAFGGTKDPDVAAIAALQPDLVIANREENRREDVAALEDAGLRVLVTVIDSVGEALAAIRAIGAEVGNTAGADALAAEVEAALEEARPGEGPRVFVPIWRRPLLGLGGGTYGSSLLEACGAVNVQRERERYPEVTLEEVRELRPELVLLPDEPYHFREEHCVEFAGVAPARLVDGKLLWWYGPRMPRSIRALRELLAEAAAWR; this is encoded by the coding sequence ATGACGGCTATGCGGGTTGTGAGCCTGGTGCCGAGTTTGACGGAGCTCGTCTGGGAGCTTGCGCCGGAAACGCTGGCAGGGCGGACGAAGTTCTGCACGGAGCCGCCGGAGATGGCTTCGGCGGTGCCGGCGTTCGGGGGGACGAAGGACCCCGACGTTGCGGCGATTGCAGCGCTGCAGCCGGACCTGGTGATTGCGAACCGGGAGGAGAACCGACGGGAGGATGTGGCAGCGCTGGAGGACGCGGGGCTGCGGGTGCTGGTGACGGTGATCGACTCGGTCGGGGAGGCGCTGGCGGCGATCCGGGCGATCGGCGCGGAGGTGGGCAACACGGCCGGGGCGGACGCGCTCGCAGCGGAGGTAGAGGCTGCGCTGGAGGAGGCCAGGCCCGGCGAAGGGCCGCGGGTGTTCGTGCCGATCTGGCGGCGGCCGCTGCTGGGGCTCGGGGGCGGGACATACGGGAGCTCGCTGCTGGAGGCGTGCGGTGCGGTGAACGTGCAGCGGGAGCGTGAGCGGTACCCGGAGGTGACGCTGGAGGAGGTCCGGGAGCTGCGGCCGGAGCTGGTGCTGCTGCCGGATGAGCCGTACCACTTCCGGGAGGAGCACTGCGTCGAGTTTGCCGGGGTGGCGCCGGCGCGGCTGGTGGATGGCAAGCTGCTCTGGTGGTATGGGCCGCGGATGCCGCGGAGCATCCGTGCGCTGCGGGAGCTGCTGGCGGAGGCGGCGGCATGGCGGTGA
- a CDS encoding YIP1 family protein has translation MDPNVIVNHVMRLVRFDTSVFDEVRDDANELIPALVVAAVASLLAGLGATLFWEFNFDFGPEDPWLNTFILGGIFMAALYAVWVLVVYVMLAQVYKASGDVQSLFRTMGYAAWPLALSVLMFIPVLYPVFALGSIVLLFVMSIYAAQSVTNADSTQVVMANLAGMAVFTLVLSIIAFSSDTTIIGAGIFAILQQIP, from the coding sequence ATGGACCCGAACGTCATTGTCAATCACGTGATGCGGCTGGTGCGGTTCGACACCAGCGTCTTCGACGAGGTCCGCGACGATGCGAACGAGCTGATCCCGGCGCTGGTGGTTGCGGCGGTTGCATCGCTGCTGGCCGGGCTGGGGGCGACGCTGTTCTGGGAGTTCAACTTCGATTTCGGCCCCGAGGATCCGTGGCTGAACACGTTCATCCTGGGCGGCATCTTCATGGCGGCGCTGTATGCGGTCTGGGTGCTGGTGGTGTATGTGATGCTGGCGCAGGTGTACAAGGCGTCGGGGGATGTGCAATCGCTGTTCCGGACGATGGGGTATGCGGCGTGGCCGCTGGCGCTGAGCGTGCTGATGTTCATCCCGGTGCTGTACCCGGTGTTCGCGCTGGGGTCGATTGTGCTGCTGTTCGTGATGAGCATTTATGCGGCACAGTCGGTGACGAATGCGGATTCGACGCAGGTGGTGATGGCGAACCTGGCCGGGATGGCGGTGTTCACGCTGGTGCTGAGCATCATCGCGTTCTCGAGCGACACGACGATCATCGGCGCGGGCATCTTCGCGATCCTGCAGCAGATTCCGTAG
- a CDS encoding alpha/beta hydrolase, translating into MDPQVEALLQMMAAQAQAAGVPPLWELDPATARANAELSFQAFNQPLPASVTITDRTIPGPAGEIPAKIFTPAGQGPFPLVVYFHGGGWVIGSPATHTKLCAELAEGAGAVVVSVHYRLAPEHTPPAQLDDCVAAVRWAVDHAAELNADGSRFALAGDSAGGNLAACAALRLRDEGGPQARLQLLLYAALTGNNDLPSVIENAEGKILTRQMMDWFYRHYLSGGADPNDPYIFPIHGDLRGLPPAHLIVGTLDPLLDDSKLYAEALQKAGVPAKLSIYQDQPHIFLQLTAMLDGAKKGMAEACEALRTALA; encoded by the coding sequence ATGGACCCCCAGGTCGAAGCCCTGCTCCAGATGATGGCCGCCCAGGCCCAGGCCGCAGGCGTCCCGCCCCTGTGGGAACTCGACCCCGCAACCGCCCGCGCCAACGCCGAGCTCTCCTTCCAGGCCTTCAACCAGCCCCTGCCGGCGTCCGTCACCATTACCGACCGCACCATCCCCGGCCCCGCCGGCGAAATCCCTGCCAAAATTTTCACTCCCGCCGGCCAGGGTCCCTTCCCCCTCGTCGTCTACTTCCACGGCGGCGGCTGGGTCATCGGTTCACCCGCGACCCATACCAAACTCTGCGCCGAACTCGCCGAAGGTGCCGGCGCCGTCGTCGTCAGCGTCCATTACCGCCTCGCCCCGGAGCATACCCCGCCCGCCCAGCTCGATGACTGCGTCGCCGCCGTCCGCTGGGCCGTCGACCACGCCGCCGAGCTGAACGCCGACGGCTCACGCTTCGCCCTCGCCGGCGACAGCGCCGGCGGCAACCTCGCCGCCTGCGCTGCCCTCCGCCTCCGCGACGAAGGCGGTCCGCAGGCCCGCCTCCAGCTCCTCCTCTACGCCGCCCTCACCGGCAACAACGACCTCCCCTCCGTCATCGAAAACGCCGAGGGCAAAATCCTCACCCGCCAGATGATGGACTGGTTCTATCGCCACTACCTCTCCGGCGGCGCCGACCCGAACGACCCGTACATCTTCCCCATCCACGGCGACCTCCGCGGCCTTCCGCCTGCCCACCTCATCGTCGGCACCCTCGACCCCCTGCTCGATGACTCGAAGCTCTACGCCGAGGCCCTCCAGAAAGCCGGCGTCCCGGCGAAGCTCAGCATCTACCAGGACCAGCCCCACATCTTTCTGCAGCTCACCGCCATGCTCGACGGCGCGAAGAAGGGCATGGCCGAGGCCTGCGAAGCCCTCCGCACCGCCCTTGCCTGA
- a CDS encoding 16S rRNA (guanine(527)-N(7))-methyltransferase RsmG, giving the protein MEKLADWDDLARLFAAEAAEGTIDRLRRHWSLVEAGEQAGRLTAVEAVEAVRRQYGESLELLRIAEGAVGGEPGFRYADIGTGGGWPGLVVACARPGWEVHLVEPLQKRARFLEAAARELGCTNVTVHALRAEEAGRGPLREACGLVTARAVAELRVVLEYAAPLAAVGGVIALPKGSRLEEELAAAEAAVAELGCELDAILPMRPEVSETVRVALFRKRAACPARYPRRAGVPERRPIGGPVRRAGVIGADC; this is encoded by the coding sequence ATGGAGAAGCTGGCGGATTGGGATGACCTGGCGAGGTTGTTCGCGGCGGAGGCGGCCGAGGGGACCATCGACCGGCTTCGGCGGCACTGGAGCCTGGTTGAGGCGGGGGAGCAGGCTGGCCGGCTGACAGCGGTGGAGGCGGTGGAGGCGGTGCGGCGGCAGTACGGGGAATCGCTGGAGCTGCTGCGGATTGCGGAGGGGGCGGTCGGCGGCGAGCCCGGCTTCCGGTATGCCGACATCGGTACGGGCGGGGGCTGGCCGGGCCTGGTGGTGGCGTGCGCGCGGCCCGGGTGGGAGGTGCACCTGGTGGAGCCGCTGCAGAAGCGGGCGCGGTTCCTGGAGGCGGCAGCGAGGGAGCTGGGGTGCACGAACGTGACGGTGCACGCGCTGCGGGCGGAGGAGGCAGGGCGGGGCCCGCTGCGCGAGGCCTGCGGGCTGGTGACGGCGCGGGCGGTGGCAGAGCTGCGGGTGGTGCTGGAGTATGCTGCGCCGCTGGCCGCGGTGGGCGGGGTGATTGCGTTGCCGAAGGGAAGCCGGCTGGAGGAGGAGCTCGCGGCTGCGGAAGCGGCGGTGGCGGAGCTTGGATGCGAGCTGGATGCGATCCTGCCGATGCGGCCGGAGGTGAGCGAGACGGTGCGCGTGGCACTGTTCCGGAAGCGCGCGGCGTGCCCTGCGCGGTATCCGCGGCGGGCGGGGGTGCCCGAGCGGCGGCCGATCGGGGGGCCGGTGCGCCGCGCAGGCGTCATTGGAGCAGATTGCTGA
- the nagA gene encoding N-acetylglucosamine-6-phosphate deacetylase, producing MSLLIRNAVVASPSGPHRADILVQGPRIVAVGRDLEAPGAEILDGEGLTAGPGFIDVHVHGGGGHSFFSDDPAEVAAYAAWAPSRGVTAFLVSTVGPDAAATAARLAALRPAIQPVPGCAEPLGFHLEGPFLNPVRRGAFPADYLREPAIAEYEAFHEAAEGLIRQVTVAPELPGALPLIHTVARLGAVPALGHTDATVPECRQGFEAGIAHVTHLFNAMRPIHQREGGPVVAALDNPDITCELICDGAHVEPAVLRIAYRLLGPLRAVIVTDNLHLAGAEPGRAAFAGESVTVSGAAARKADGTLVGSVATFDVHVRNAVEYFGLDLPTAFRLASTNPARVAGAADRKGQLEPGFDADIVLLDRDLRVAATICRGVIAYRRA from the coding sequence ATGTCCCTCCTCATCCGTAATGCAGTTGTCGCCAGCCCATCCGGCCCCCACCGCGCCGATATCCTCGTCCAGGGGCCCCGCATCGTCGCCGTCGGCCGCGACCTCGAAGCGCCCGGCGCCGAAATCCTCGACGGCGAAGGGCTGACCGCCGGCCCCGGCTTCATCGATGTCCACGTCCACGGCGGCGGCGGCCACTCCTTCTTCTCCGACGACCCCGCCGAAGTCGCCGCCTACGCCGCCTGGGCGCCCTCCCGCGGCGTCACCGCGTTCCTCGTCTCTACCGTCGGCCCCGATGCCGCAGCCACCGCCGCCCGCCTGGCTGCCCTGCGTCCCGCCATCCAGCCTGTCCCCGGTTGCGCCGAGCCGCTCGGCTTCCACCTCGAAGGCCCCTTCCTCAACCCCGTCCGCCGCGGCGCCTTCCCGGCCGACTACCTCCGGGAGCCCGCCATCGCCGAGTACGAGGCCTTCCATGAGGCCGCCGAAGGCCTGATCCGCCAGGTCACCGTCGCCCCCGAGCTGCCCGGCGCCCTGCCCCTCATCCACACCGTCGCCCGCCTCGGCGCCGTACCCGCCCTCGGCCATACCGACGCCACCGTCCCTGAATGCCGCCAGGGCTTCGAGGCTGGCATCGCCCACGTCACCCACCTTTTCAACGCCATGCGCCCCATCCACCAGCGCGAAGGCGGCCCCGTCGTCGCCGCCCTCGACAACCCCGACATCACCTGCGAACTCATCTGCGACGGCGCCCACGTCGAGCCCGCCGTCCTCCGGATCGCCTACCGCCTCCTCGGCCCCCTCCGGGCCGTCATCGTCACCGATAACCTCCACCTCGCCGGTGCAGAACCCGGCCGCGCAGCATTCGCCGGCGAATCCGTCACCGTCTCCGGAGCCGCTGCCCGCAAGGCCGATGGCACCCTCGTCGGCAGCGTCGCCACCTTCGACGTCCACGTCCGCAACGCCGTTGAGTACTTCGGTCTCGACCTGCCAACCGCCTTCCGCCTCGCCAGCACCAACCCCGCCCGCGTCGCCGGCGCCGCCGACCGCAAGGGCCAGCTCGAACCCGGCTTTGATGCCGACATCGTCCTGCTCGACCGCGACCTCCGCGTCGCCGCCACCATCTGCCGCGGCGTCATCGCCTACCGCCGCGCCTGA
- a CDS encoding cupredoxin domain-containing protein has translation MHRLTRLALLAALALAAAAALAACGGSSSSSSAGVADGSDSRIPAGAPFIDQDKLQFIPKELSVKVGETVYFKNSETALHTVNIDGKNVSGNMKKNDVFTWVFQQPGSYKITCDYHPQMKATITVTES, from the coding sequence ATGCACCGCTTGACCCGCCTCGCGCTCCTCGCCGCCCTGGCCCTGGCCGCAGCCGCGGCCCTCGCCGCGTGTGGCGGCAGCAGCAGCTCCTCCAGCGCCGGCGTCGCCGACGGCTCCGACAGCCGCATCCCCGCCGGCGCCCCGTTCATCGACCAGGACAAACTCCAGTTCATCCCCAAAGAACTCAGCGTCAAGGTCGGCGAAACCGTCTACTTCAAGAACAGTGAAACCGCCCTCCACACCGTCAACATCGACGGCAAGAATGTCTCCGGCAACATGAAGAAGAACGACGTCTTCACCTGGGTCTTCCAGCAGCCCGGCTCCTACAAAATCACCTGCGACTACCACCCGCAGATGAAGGCCACGATCACCGTCACGGAAAGCTAG